A single genomic interval of Gossypium raimondii isolate GPD5lz chromosome 11, ASM2569854v1, whole genome shotgun sequence harbors:
- the LOC105801138 gene encoding mitochondrial outer membrane protein porin of 36 kDa, with product MDDLDKFFSKTKNKKGDSANASYYHIVNPSTNIAVVGAEMTHSFFTNVTTITVGTQHALDPLTTIKARANNAGKASALIQHEWRPKSLFTISGEMDTKSIHKSPKVGLALALKP from the exons ATGGATGACTTGGACAAGTTTTTCTCTAAAACAAA GAATAAAAAGGGTGATTCAGCTAACGCATCTTACTACCATATTGTAAATCCATCGACCAACATTGCTGTTGTTGGTGCTGAGATGACCCATAGCTTCTTTACCAACGTGACCACCATCACCGTGGGTACACAACATGCATTGGATCCATTAACCACAATCAAGGCACGAGCGAACAATGCCGGAAAGGCAAGCGCACTCATCCAGCACGAGTGGCGCCCGAAATCCCTTTTTACCATTTCTGGAGAGATGGATACAAAGTCCATCCATAAGAGCCCCAAGGTTGGACTTGCTTTGGCACTCAAGCCTTGA
- the LOC105804278 gene encoding protein HEAT INTOLERANT 4, with protein sequence MRKGAKRKAASHEQEEKQVKTSSSSQENLNNNNRKPAPKAKRAKTFKPQPEPEYFEDKRNLEDLWKAAFPVGTEWDQLDSVYQFNWNFSNLEDAFEEGGKLYGKKVYLFGCTEPQLVPYKGENKVICIPVIVAVESPFPPSDKIGINSVQREAEEIVPMKQMKMDWVPYIPLEKRDSQVDRLKSQIFILSCTQRRVALKQMKIDRLKKYEYCLPYFYQPLKEDELEQSTEVQIIFPAEPKPVFCEFDWELDELDEFTDKLIEADELDKDQKDAFKDFVKEKVREAKKANRQAREARRKALEEMSEETKAAFQNMRFYKFYPVHTPDTPDVSNVKAPFINRYYGKAHEIL encoded by the exons ATGAGGAAGGGAGCTAAGAGAAAAGCCGCTTCTCATGAGCAAGAGGAGAAGCAAGTAAAGACTTCGTCTTCTTCGCAAGAGAATCTCAACAACAACAACCGTAAACCTGCTCCCAAAGCTAAGCGTGCTAAGACCTTCAAGCCTCAGCCCGAGCCTGAGTATTTCGAAGATAAGCGTAACttg GAAGATTTATGGAAAGCTGCATTCCCTGTTGGAACAGAG TGGGATCAACTGGACTCTGTTTACCAATTCAACTGGAACTTTTCGAATTTAGAA GATGCATTTGAAGAGGGGGGGAAACTATATGGAAAGAAAGTTTATCTCTTTGGTTGTACAGAGC CTCAATTGGTCCCTTACAAAGGAGAAAACAAAGTCATTTGTATACCTGTGATTGTGGCT GTTGAGTCTCCTTTCCCACCTTCAGATAAGATTGGTATTAACTCAGTGCAGAGAGAAGCTGAAGAGATTGTTCCcatgaaacaaatgaaaatggacTGGGTTCCATATATTCCACTTGAGAAAAG AGACAGCCAAGTTGATAGATTGAAATCTCAAATATTCATCTTAAGCTGCACTCAAAGAAG GGTTGctttgaaacaaatgaaaatagatCGTCTCAAGAAATACGAGTATTGTCTGCCTT ATTTTTACCAGCCTTTGAAGGAAGATGAGCTTGAACAAAGCACTGAGGTTCAAATAATTTTTCCAGCAGAACCAAAGCCA GTTTTTTGTGAATTTGATTGGGAGTTGGATGAACTTGAT GAGTTTACTGATAAACTGATAGAAGCAGATGAATTAGATAAAGATCAAAAGGATGCTTTTAAG GATTTTGTCAAAGAGAAAGTTCGAGAAGCAAAAAAAGCTAATCGGCAG GCAAGAGAAGCTCGCAGAAAAGCCCTTGAAGAAATGAGTGAGGAAACTAAAGCAGCATTTCAGAACATGAGATTTTACAAGTTCTATCCTGTTCACACTCCGGATACTCCTGATGTGTCAAATGTAAAG GCGCCTTTCATAAACAGGTATTACGGGAAGGCACATGAGATTCTCTAA